The Vicia villosa cultivar HV-30 ecotype Madison, WI linkage group LG1, Vvil1.0, whole genome shotgun sequence genome includes a region encoding these proteins:
- the LOC131620851 gene encoding uncharacterized protein LOC131620851: MPYMASSSNVLQPAVKLQSTTRSGEREFVPNPNTEEIRAIYASQVIIPFDLSGKTLAFMGPLPSENIQSVNKFFPAYYKTRPIVSKVKIDEDGRSPLGKSTNVEETSTATPLALAKIRLNYMTNSVKVFRSFPLAKDPDLYYAWLEKVEKQKGSFWKSLGIYDLIQLSKTGLEYNQPMLVAAVHFWDASHNTFHLPCGMVTPTLFDVAAITGLRPTGETFDPNDMDNDTIGFNDSQVTYTAFIQKHHITAETTVSDEEHIAFLALWLSRCAFCSRSIQVAKRYLCMANQLHAGKKLNLSQLLLGFLYENLSEAANLTKNFKSGSLLYAGPFWLLQLWLNATFETHLPFRGDVNEEDSTIKNRTIEGTRLAYLTPKEEMGKLHEHFLAYSMMFARRDQFDPSMAPFVHRIIGPEWFTRKFPPTSQDQQIESMEIWEAFLTPRLFSHRLRPSKGQCILMCYQPNLVSRQFGLAQITPKCLYEKRNHMCFHTLYLTEEECERKINKYIGVTNLSPISFEPSFYSTPDFHQWWTEYYSSQIFDADSLAQELTAAFTDVQENFKKGTSTHIKEIQAFQKFFETIYRPDYLSRTVREAAVTLREKFSTKLNKLKLPSYVRPELRYEVAFKLHPPKFPPLPSADFGVALSPPFPDWFVCGNVLKILRESTKKRAERVVPTKHTLDTFKGHLHIDLKHVRVLTPIPEGLD, from the coding sequence ATGCCAtacatggcttcatcttcaaatgttcttcaacccgctgtaaagctccaatcaacaacacgttctggggaacgagagttcgttccaaaccctaatactgaagaaatacgcgcaatctacgcttcccaggtaatcataccttttgatctttctggaaaaactcttgcctttatgggtccgttaccgagtgaaaatatccaatctgtgaataaatttttccctgcttactataaaactagaccaatagttagcaaagttaagatagatgaagacggtcgttctcctttaggcaaatctacTAATGTAGAGgaaacttcaactgcaacccctttagctttagccaaaattaggttaaactatatgaccaattctgtaaaagtgtttaggtcattccctttagccaaagatcctgatttgtactatgcctggttagaaaaagtagaaaaacagaaaggatccttctggaaatcgttagggatatacgatttgatccaactgtcaaaaacaggtttagaatacaaccaacccatgttggtagcagcggttcatttctgggatgcttctcacaataccttccatctcccatgtggcaTGGTTACCCCCACACTTTTCGATGTGGCTGCTATTACGGGACTTCGACCAACAGGTGAAACCTTCGATCCTAATgacatggataatgacactataggTTTTAATGATTCGCAAGTTACTTacacggcattcatccagaagcaccatatcACCGCTGAAACGACAGTATCTGacgaagaacatattgcttttctggcattatggctttcacggtgcgccttctgctcaagatctatccaggttgcaaagaggtacctttgcatggctaatcaattgcatgctgggaaaaaactcaacctcagccaactacttctagggtttctttacgaaaaccttagtgaagctgcaaatcttactaaaaatttcaaatctggcagtttactttatgctggtcctttctggttattgcaactgtggcttaacgctacattcgaaactcatcttccctttcgaggagatgtcaatgaggaggacagcacaatcaaaaatcgaactatagaggggaccaggttagcttacctaactccaaaagaagaaatgggaaagcttcatgaacatttcctggcgtattcaatgatgtttgctcggcgtgaccagttcgatccttctatggccccatttgtacacagaataataggccctgaatggttcactcgaaaatttccaccaacatctcaagatcaacaaatcgaatctatggaaatttgggaagcctttctgactccaagattattttcccatcgtcttcgaccatcaaagggtcaatgtatcctcatgtgttatcaaccaaatttggtctcgagacagtttgggctaGCTCAgataacacccaagtgcttatatgagaaaagaaaccatatgtgtttccacactttgtatttgactgaagaagaatgcgaacgaaaaatcaacaaatacattGGCGTCACCAACCTTTCTCCTATTTCTTTCGAACCTTCTttctactctacaccagatttccatcaatggtggacagagtattatagctctcaaatttttgatgctgatagccttgctcaagaactaaccgcagctttcactgatgtgcaggagaacttcaaaaaaggtacttcaactcatattaaagaaatccaagcttttcaaaaattctttgaaactatctataggcctgattatcttagtcggaccgttcgtgaggctgcagtcactttgcgcgaaaagttttccaccaaactaaataaattgaaattgccctcgtatgttcgaccagaactacgttatgaagtggctttcaaacttcatcctccaaaattccctccactaccaagtgctgattttggtgtggctctaagtcctcctttcccagactggtttgtgtgtgggaatgttctcaaaattcttcgagagagtactaaaaaacgcgctgagcgagtggttccgactaagcataccttggatactttcaaaggacatcttcatatagatcttaaacatgtccgtgtcctgactccaatacctgaaggtttggattaa